aaatatcatattaaaaaaaaaaaaaaaaaaaaaaaaaaaatatatatatatatatatatatatatatatatatacacacacacacacacacacacacacacacacatatatatatatatgtgtgtgtgtgtgtgtgtgtgtgtgtgtgtatctgccaACTGGCTAACAAGCCAGGCTACCAAATAGCAGCTGCAGTTTGCTGCACCTTGAAAGAAAAGAGTGAATTCATGACAGTTTGAATTATCACACTCATATCTGAGCTTGTGCTGGGCTAAAAACAATGTGGGAGGGAGCAATAGAGGTCCCTGACTTTTCATCTTGTACCGTGTTAAGGTTGATAATTTTGATTTTGTGTGAAACAGGGTGCAGTAACTTTCTTTCTCTAGCACCATCATgaggttttcatttgttctttcattGGTTAATGATCAAGCGCATCAACCTCAGCCTGAACTTTGTGCTAAGTGCATGTTAGACTAAGATGGGAAACATAGTATAGAAAGCATACAGTAAGGTCAATGTGTGCCAGTCAGCACATTCATGTTAGTGTTTCGCTTGAAGCAGAACTGTGCCAATATGTGGCCTCACAAAGCTCCCAGCATGGCTGCAGTCTCTCCAACCAGAACATTATTTTTCGCAGATGACTTGTATTTTGTTTACAGTGGagttaataaaatgaaaagcatATGGTCAGCCAAGATAAATCTATGAATATATGTTAATAGATGTAAACAAATACATTCCAGATTGAGTACATGGCtgtttggggttttgtttttgttaatggtGTACGATATCACCCTTCATTAAACCTCCATCTGTCCGTTCCAGAAATGTACGCTACCAGAAAAATCAGAGAGGTGAGTTGGAAAACAACCAACATTAACAAGCTGATACTGAGCTCACACCTCTTATGACTTTTTCTATTAACCTTCACATTGTTCTTTACCAGGAAATGGGTCCAGCTTTGCAGCAGCCAACAGCAGAACCCAAGACTTTACCCAGAGAGGTCAGCCTCCCCAAAGCAAGTGAGTCCCATCTTTCTCCTCTACCTTTGTCCCCTGATGCCTGCTTGCCACTTGCATCCTATtaacttcttctttctttcagcaTCCTTGCACAAAAGCTTGTCCATCCAGAATCTGACACAGATTGAAACACCGTGGGAGAATGTCACTCTAAACCGCTGTTTGTTTGTGGCCATTACCATCCTGGTGCTCACCTCAGGCTTTCAGAGACTTCATGGCAAGTAAACTAGTGAACAAAAGTGAAATCTCAGGTATAAAAATAGCACATCTGTTGTAAGTGATCCCTTCTCATAACCAAAATAGAAACCTTACGTGGTCAGCGGgcagctgaagaagaggaggaagaatctGGACTTACAATGAGGCGATCAGGCTCACTGCGACACAGGGGGCCGCCGCCAGAGGTAAACTGGTGATTAATAAGTATTTCACTGATCAAATAATGAGATGAACAGCTGGTTTTGCTCTTCCCTCACAGCCTGAAACATCTCTGTGGGAAGTCATGTTTTGGTGGCTGCCTGACtttgatgaagaggaagaagaggaagaggatgatggaGAGGTCAAAAGAGGAAAACCAAAGAGAGGAGCAACAGCACGAGGATTAAGAGGTCTGAGAAACAAGCCGCTGCCAGATAAACTCATGAAGCGAAGAGATGGAAAATTAAAGGATAGGAGAGCCAAGAAAGCCAGGGTAGAAGAACTCAAAGCCAAGAAAGAAAGAGCCAAAAAGGATGATCCTGAAGATGCAGGAGATGACGATGGAGACAAGGAGGCAGTTGCTAAGGAAAATAAGAAATtagaggaaaggaaagaaaagtgtcAAAAAGGATGATACTTTCACAGCGGCAGATCTGGTAGAAGCGATGATCCCAACAGCTGATTTGATTAACAGTTATTAAAGGGTGGCAAATTCTGAGCCTTAAAGTTTTCTTGCAATTAAATGGCATGACACTATTTATAATACTATTAATAGAtttgtgttgtgatttgatgtAACTGCTTTATTTGAAACATGGTAATTTTGTtattcaacttttttctttttaatccagtgcattccaaagacatgcacttactggggttagattaattggctaatctaaattgcccataggtgtgactgagtgcgtgaatgtgagtgtgaaaggttgtgtcactccgtgttggccctgcaacaggctggcgacctgttcagggtgtaccctgcctctcgccctatgacagctgggataggctccagcccccccgcgacccttaacaggatgtgcggaagcgaatggatggatggaacttttttctttttaatccaaCTTTTTTCTAGTTCTGGAAAGTGGCATTGAATAAATTATACCATCAAATGTCAGCAGTGTGTAGCTAGAAGAAACTTAACATGTCAATCAGATCAAGGCTGAGCTTTATCAAGAATGTGTCCAGTTTAGTCTGTTATATTGCTCTTAGAGCCACTTTGGAGAGCCCAGGTAACGACCGTCTCCTCAGCAAATCCAAGTTTTCACCCTGATCAGCAACCCTGAGCTTCAGCATTTAAACAGTCAAACATTTTTGGTGTGATGCCTTTGTAAAAATCAGACTCTCAGAAgacaaatattttctgtttctccaTAACATTTAATTACAAAACCATAATCCTAAATTACGAGCGCCCACTCATACCTCCATGTCCAGAACGTGGATATTAATACAAAAGAATGTGGCCATATTAATGATGCTGCAGTAACAAATGGTCCTGCAcattttaaaccaaacaaatactgaaaatctaataaacatgagctttaaacatctgtagaaataataaaactaaatatcACTGCAGCATGTAAAAGAAGGACACTGCAGACGGGCAGAGCAGTGTGACTGCAGACCAtgacagaaaccaaaaaaaaaaaaaaatcacttaaaacagctcactgataaGGGATCAATTATTAACTATTGTAAGGCCCTCTGGAGGGGGTGGCCTCATTGGCATGGGAGGCATGGGCATCTGTGGGGGCATCTGGGGGGCTCCTGGGGCGCCAGGTGGGAGAGGAGGGACAGGCATTCCCCCTGGTGGGGGAGGAGGCAGAGTGTCATTTGGTGGGTGATCGCCACTCATAAGAGGAGGAGGACGTTTTACAGTGGCAGCAGGTGCTGGACCGCTTGACTGGGGAATAGCTTTCTCCATTTTGAAGTGGAACTGCAGGAAAAACTggacataaaaataacaaaagaacaattaaaaaaaaatatttctgctgttagaaaatagttttaaaataacTAATACACTTGAAAAATTTTTACAAGGATTTTTAAGAtgattttttaaacatataaaactaGTAAGGATACCACTTTCTTGGCCCACTGTTCCTGTCAACTGTTATTTATGCATAACAGCTTGAACTATAAAGAAGTTCAAGAGATCATTTTGCCTTCAGTTGTTGGGCTGGCATTCATCCATGTATGTACACTAATTAGATTAGGCCACATGTAGATGAGGTAAACAATGAttcagttctctctctctctctctctctggtatACACTacatgattttcttttcatgctggaagaggagaaaaaTTCCCAAGGTGTACAAATCATCAATAAGAGTCtgtccacacagaaagaggaggaaaatcTGCACCTCTGTATGCCTATTTTGTTCTACCCCTTGCAATGGTCCCAACTGCTGGGCCTTTTAACTGTACTGGTAGATACGCTGTAATATAGTTAGTACCTGTTTAGTTTCTTTGTTCCAGTGGGTCCAGAAGCGGTTTTCTGCTTTATCAATTTCTCTGCTGGGTACCTAAAACAGCAAATATGTTAGTGTTACATGCAGGCAAACAAACCAGTGTAAGGGGAAGAGAAAAGTGCAAGTTCCTCTCACCTTGAAGGCAATGGTCTCATACGGTTCAGCAGCAAATAGCAGGTACTGCCAGCGACGATCGGGAGGCTCGATGCGCTGCTCATAAGCAGACATGAAACGATGCCTAGGTCCAATTCCTTCAGCGATCTCTGGATAGTCAATCTGATAGGCAGAGAAAAGAatacaggtcagtaacatgtaGCCATTAATCTTGCAGTAAAAAACTTTGAAGGTTAGAGCATGAGGTTATCAATTGTCATAAAGATAACTGCATTTAGCtctgttttaaaacacacaaatccCAAATACTTGGCTTCTaatcacaacaaaacacaaaagggtATTGGATTGTGCGTGTTCTTACTAAACATACATACCTGGAAAAGTAAAGACTGCTGTCCAGTCTCTGGATCCCTTTGTTTGGTCACtgtgaagaatttttttttttttttatttatttaaaataaaatttgcagagAAACTACTATTATTAACCAAACAGTGACTGCCCTGGAATAAAATGACACAACATGCTTACCTTTGTATCCCGGTCGACCAATTTTGACAAACTTCTTGACCTCAACTTTCACTTTGGCTGGAGCTGGTTGAGCAGGAGCTTCTTTTGCCTCTTTTGCTGCCCTCCGtgctctaaaaaacaaaaagtatcaAGGTCTTTACAGGTAATAAACCCAGCAGACACCTTTGGGAGAAACCACCTTCTGTTGCTGCACccagcaaagcaaaaaaatagcCGGATTTCTCAATTAAAGAACATTTTGAGTGATAGCTGCTCAGTTTGAGATGAGGTGAGTCCACCCACTCTAAAACAAAGATCCTTCAGTTCTACACAAATCTTACATGTGTAATGTTTCCTTCAAAATGACAGATTTCTCATTCATTTATGTTAAAACTGCAACTTTAATTAAACCAAAACATAATAAAGTAACAGTTCTTGCACTCCCCCATTGTTATGTTGTCGAACAGACAATGTGTGGACTTACAAGTTGGTCTGATGTTTCTTTCCTTGTGTGTGAGCCAAGTAGCTTCCCTGAAATACAGAAGACAGAAGTCTGATTTTTCTTTCCAAACAAGACACCCagataacaacaaataaaatcaaattcagTTAACTGAGAAACTTCTCACTGTGTCCCTCACCTCATTGTTGTGAAGTGTCAGACAAAGTTTGCACTCGTACGATCCTAAATGATTTTTCATAAAGTAAGGATCTTTGTTGATGTCAATGGTCTCCAGGGCCAGCTGACGTAACCGTTCTCGCCTGTCACGGTTACTCTCAGAGGCAGATGCCACCCCTCCGCTCCCCGTCTTCCCTCCAGCTCGATGCTGGAAATCCATTTTTGTAAGGTGCTGGACTCAAACAGACACACCTCAGTGGCCAGCTACTCTAAAGAGATTCCTCCTGATTACCtgtgaaaaaataagaaactgttGCCAGTGATGGTGGAAAAAAGATAACTCTAGACTCCAGAGTTGTAGCACAACATGGCAA
This portion of the Archocentrus centrarchus isolate MPI-CPG fArcCen1 chromosome 17, fArcCen1, whole genome shotgun sequence genome encodes:
- the LOC115796464 gene encoding junctional sarcoplasmic reticulum protein 1, producing MEESYETFEEELWPPRADPPPQKPVRQIRKPEMYATRKIREEMGPALQQPTAEPKTLPREVSLPKATSLHKSLSIQNLTQIETPWENVTLNRCLFVAITILVLTSGFQRLHETLRGQRAAEEEEEESGLTMRRSGSLRHRGPPPEPETSLWEVMFWWLPDFDEEEEEEEDDGEVKRGKPKRGATARGLRGLRNKPLPDKLMKRRDGKLKDRRAKKARVEELKAKKERAKKDDPEDAGDDDGDKEAVAKENKKLEERKEKCQKG
- the sf3a2 gene encoding splicing factor 3A subunit 2, whose translation is MDFQHRAGGKTGSGGVASASESNRDRRERLRQLALETIDINKDPYFMKNHLGSYECKLCLTLHNNEGSYLAHTQGKKHQTNLARRAAKEAKEAPAQPAPAKVKVEVKKFVKIGRPGYKVTKQRDPETGQQSLLFQIDYPEIAEGIGPRHRFMSAYEQRIEPPDRRWQYLLFAAEPYETIAFKVPSREIDKAENRFWTHWNKETKQFFLQFHFKMEKAIPQSSGPAPAATVKRPPPLMSGDHPPNDTLPPPPPGGMPVPPLPPGAPGAPQMPPQMPMPPMPMRPPPPEGLTIVNN